The Xenopus laevis strain J_2021 chromosome 7S, Xenopus_laevis_v10.1, whole genome shotgun sequence genome includes a window with the following:
- the LOC121396333 gene encoding uncharacterized protein LOC121396333 has translation MVDASTGTEAHLFQMDKAVQWPEYEFNTEGEEWKVEHDHIYDTRPRILQSTPMKRFRNSQQLVNVGSLHDTAMSPNLHSSVHEDLSCTVTSKCSTASDPEYVPDTDECNEFSVTDTSTVIEEDEQSFVKERKFIVFESCLDSLIRKISCSVVCNNQDICNAPFIEIKKHSQGTFVSVSVVCLNGHTYTLWKSQPCIGRIAVGNVLSSAAILYSGCNFYKVREMFDLLGLGFISHNTYYRYQRELLFPVIDVHWQQEQRRLHDAFSGIKLCLAGDGQCDSPGYSVKYCVYSFMEVDTKRIVDFEVVQVTEAKTSAAMEKLAFTRCLNRLLAQSYKVTAIATDRHSGIIKIMREIYKDKGIAHEFDMWHYAKSLKKRLVAASRKRNCSAIAEWIPAITNHLWWSSSKCDGDLCMMRERWQSVVLHITDQHEWDHGRKYHACSHKEYTDEERSLRPWIEKDSQAYLSLAEVVLSKTMTKDFEHMTKFRHTGALEVYNSFSLKYRSKRIHFTMDGMEARTKLAALAHNANVHRPQARVRFPSEGGDTVGSLRHRLVFPKFKKKWVAKALYEPTTNAHVFPMLVDVLRLLEGKLTHSWDPRNSTMPVNIATEERPDKSLTVQHHLSRFQN, from the coding sequence ATGGTTGATGCCAGCACAGGCACCGAAGCACATCTTTTCCAAATGGATAAAGCGGTACAATGGCCAGAATATGAGTTCAACACAGAAGGAGAGGAGTGGAAGGTTGAACATGATCATATCTATGACACACGTCCAAGAATACTACAATCAACCCCAATGAAAAGATTTAGAAATTCCCAGCAATTAGTGAATGTTGGCTCCTTGCATGACACTGCAATGTCACCAAACCTTCACAGCTCTGTACATGAAGACCTAAGTTGTACAGTAACATCAAAGTGCTCCACAGCTTCTGACCCAGAATATGTTCCAGACACAGATGAGTGTAATGAATTTTCAGTAACTGACACATCAACTGTTATTGAAGAAGATGAGCAGAGCTTTGTGAAAGAACggaaatttattgtttttgagtcTTGTCTTGATTCTTTGATCAGAAAGATATCCTGCAGTGTTGTGTGCAACAATCAAGATATTTGCAATGCTCCGTtcatagaaattaaaaaacattcacaAGGCACATTTGTTTCAGTGTCAGTCGTTTGCCTGAATGGACACACCTACACCTTGTGGAAAAGTCAACCTTGCATCGGAAGAATTGCAGTTGGAAATGTTTTAAGTTCAGCTGCAATATTATACAGTGGCTGCAATTTTTATAAAGTCAGAGAAATGTTTGATTTATTGGGGCTTGGATTCATATCCCATAATACATACTACAGATACCAGCGTGAGTTACTTTTTCCAGTTATTGATGTACACTGGCAGCAAGAACAAAGGAGACTACATGATGCATTCAGTGGCATAAAGTTGTGCCTTGCTGGTGATGGACAATGTGACAGCCCTGGTTACAGTGTCAAGTATTGTGTGTACAGTTTTATGGAAGTGGACACAAAGAGAATAGTGGACTTCGAGGTTGTTCAGGTAACAGAAGCCAAGACTTCTGCAGCTATGGAAAAACTTGCATTCACAAGGTGCTTGAACAGGTTATTGGCTCAATCATATAAAGTTACTGCAATAGCAACAGACCGTCATTCaggaattattaaaataatgcgTGAGATCTACAAAGACAAAGGCATCGCACATGAGTTTGATATGTGGCATTATGCCAAGAGTTTGAAGAAACGTTTGGTTGCTGCAAGCAGAAAGAGAAACTGTTCTGCTATAGCTGAATGGATCCCAGCAATAACAAACCATCTGTGGTGGTCATCCAGCAAATGTGATGGTGACTTATGTATGATGCGCGAAAGGTGGCAATCGGTTGTTCTGCACATAACAGATCAGCATGAATGGGATCATGGAAGAAAGTACCATGCATGCTCACATAAAGAATACACAGATGAGGAGCGAAGTCTGCGACCATGGATAGAAAAAGACTCTCAAGCCTATTTATCCCTGGCTGAAGTAGTCCTGTCAAAGACAATGACAAAGGACTTTGAGCACATGACAAAATTTCGCCACACTGGAGCATTGGAAGTATATAACAGCTTTTCCCTAAAGTACCGGTCTAAAAGAATCCATTTTACAATGGATGGAATGGAGGCCCGTACGAAGCTTGCAGCTCTAGCCCATAATGCAAATGTGCATAGACCGCAAGCTCGTGTCCGATTCCCCAGTGAGGGAGGGGACACTGTAGGTTCACTTCGACATAGACTTGTGTTTCccaaattcaaaaagaaatgGGTTGCTAAAGCACTATATGAGCCCACAACCAATGCACATGTATTTCCAATGTTGGTGGATGTGCTCAGATTACTGGAGGGCAAATTGACCCATAGTTGGGATCCCAGAAACAGCACCATGCCGGTCAACATTGCAACAGAAGAGAGACCAGATAAAAGTTTGACTGTTCAGCATCATTTGTCAAGATTTCAAAACTGA
- the LOC121396334 gene encoding P2X purinoceptor 7-like isoform X2, which yields MQRNLKHKELTCNPMGKVIRHVLAMSQCETHQVCATDQVCATDQVDINIKQQIIESTEWCRCGNCVPMKTVEESSCCMEVSSVEKKYLQHGCICHSRKFYLRCLRKSHLEYLQIFWNMQRPTGGISSNNRKLRQTSYWSFIAWIYGFLGPKKRVPIPACVVQKVRSTYPDPKGQYRGFLQAFDYNAFDMALD from the exons ATGCAAAGGAACCTGAAGCACAAAGAACTAACATg CAATCCCATGGGCAAGGTGATCCGACATGTTTTGGCAATGAGCCAGTGCGAGACACACCAAGTGTGCGCGACAGACCAAGTGTGCGCGACAGACCAAGTGGACATCAACATCAAACAGCAGATAATCGAATCAACTGAGTGGTGTAGGTGTGGCAATTGTGTGCCCATGAAAACTGTGGAGGAATCCTCTTGTTGCATGGAAGTATCATCTGTGGAAAAGAAATATCTACAACATGGGTGCATCTGCCATAGCAGGAAATTTTACCTGAGGTGTTTACGTAAATCCCACCTGGAATACTTGCAAATATTTTGGAACATGCAACGCCCCACAGGTGGAATAAGCAGCAACAACAG AAAATTACGACAGACTTCCTATTGGTCATTCATCGCCTGGATTTATGGCTTCTTAGGGCCCAAGAAACGTGTGCCTATTCCAGCCTGTGTCGTTCAAAAAGTCCGCAGCACTTATCCAGACCCCAAAGGCCAGTACAGAGGATTTCTACAGGCATTTGACTATAATGCTTTTGATATGGCTCTGGACTGA
- the LOC121396334 gene encoding uncharacterized protein LOC121396334 isoform X1 has protein sequence MQRNLKHKELTCNPMGKVIRHVLAMSQCETHQVCATDQVCATDQVDINIKQQIIESTEWCRCGNCVPMKTVEESSCCMEVSSVEKKYLQHGCICHSRKFYLRCLRKSHLEYLQIFWNMQRPTGGISSNNRQVHLTFTYRLRIMGIISVCFPYVKQKESQGTQDKCKQAALRVFCEVQRFVVTPLSQACMRKGRPEKLHFAINLGILSARLFVRRGGPSSTFVHRVCGSQS, from the exons ATGCAAAGGAACCTGAAGCACAAAGAACTAACATg CAATCCCATGGGCAAGGTGATCCGACATGTTTTGGCAATGAGCCAGTGCGAGACACACCAAGTGTGCGCGACAGACCAAGTGTGCGCGACAGACCAAGTGGACATCAACATCAAACAGCAGATAATCGAATCAACTGAGTGGTGTAGGTGTGGCAATTGTGTGCCCATGAAAACTGTGGAGGAATCCTCTTGTTGCATGGAAGTATCATCTGTGGAAAAGAAATATCTACAACATGGGTGCATCTGCCATAGCAGGAAATTTTACCTGAGGTGTTTACGTAAATCCCACCTGGAATACTTGCAAATATTTTGGAACATGCAACGCCCCACAGGTGGAATAAGCAGCAACAACAGGCAAGTTCATCTGACTTTTACCTATAGATTGAGGATTATGGGAATCATTTCGGTGTGTTTTCCTTATGtcaagcagaaagaatcccaaggcacacaggataaatgcaagcaagctgccttgcgtgttttttgcgaagtgcaacgtttcgtagtcacgcccctttctcaagcatgcatGAGAAAGGGGCGTCCCGAAaagttgcacttcgcaataaaccttgggattctttctgctagaTTGTTTGTGAGGCGAGGCGGCCcatcctctacctttgtgcaccgggtgtgcgggagccaaagttga